From the genome of Streptomyces sp. NBC_00659, one region includes:
- a CDS encoding toxin — protein sequence MRRLADVLIDPVRVTPPADADALFAALVASVNQWRGREVVVHKAAFPPHTATGLWLERDTHDDVIIEERTAVWHQIVIFGHEVWHMSQGEAAPPHHLYVSHDAQQTAARTDFSLRAEQEADRFGMLLGRRLRALLEASDHSVLASGSNSADDLASRIGAALNYRGTRR from the coding sequence ATGCGCAGGCTTGCCGACGTGCTCATCGACCCTGTCCGGGTGACGCCTCCGGCGGACGCCGATGCGTTGTTCGCCGCGCTGGTCGCGTCGGTCAACCAGTGGCGGGGGCGCGAAGTCGTCGTCCACAAGGCGGCTTTCCCGCCTCACACGGCGACGGGGCTCTGGCTCGAACGCGACACACATGACGACGTCATCATCGAAGAGCGCACGGCCGTATGGCACCAGATCGTGATCTTCGGCCATGAGGTGTGGCACATGAGCCAAGGAGAGGCAGCGCCGCCACACCACCTGTATGTCTCCCACGATGCCCAGCAGACCGCCGCCCGCACCGACTTCAGCCTACGGGCCGAGCAGGAGGCGGATCGGTTCGGCATGCTGCTCGGACGGCGTCTCCGGGCGCTGCTGGAAGCCTCGGACCACTCCGTCCTCGCGTCCGGGTCGAACAGCGCCGACGATCTCGCCAGTCGCATCGGGGCCGCCCTGAACTATCGCGGAACACGAAGATGA
- a CDS encoding helix-turn-helix domain-containing protein — translation MSPDSMWSIGELAERAGVTVKTVRFYSDRGLLPEGARSSGGHRRYGPEALDRLQLIRSLRTLDLPVPEVERILDRDDTLEDVVAGQLRRIGSRLTALRWQEAALQLLQDCAPEERAARLRLIGSVSVPPSTAPLARFWRRWLPPRLPARLVSAIVEHSVPQVPEGPTPAQVLAFTRLHAFVTAPCPGTDNGQPAAHRPDGGRPAVLYDGLVEAYALASPQVRAERSPRTGEALDCFVSAYARSRDTRDTPAFRRGLSGMLAADPRIDHYWNLTAEITASPEPTPGAIHDWLCAALDDQIAHQAG, via the coding sequence GTGTCCCCCGACAGCATGTGGAGTATCGGAGAGCTCGCCGAGCGCGCCGGCGTCACCGTCAAGACCGTCCGCTTCTACTCGGACCGGGGCCTCCTGCCCGAAGGGGCCCGCAGCTCCGGAGGCCACCGCCGCTACGGCCCGGAGGCCCTCGACCGGCTGCAGCTGATCCGTTCGCTGCGCACCCTCGACCTGCCGGTTCCCGAAGTGGAGCGGATCCTCGACCGGGACGACACGCTGGAGGACGTCGTCGCGGGACAGTTGCGGCGGATCGGCTCGCGGCTCACCGCCCTGCGCTGGCAGGAGGCGGCGCTCCAACTGCTCCAGGACTGCGCCCCCGAGGAACGCGCCGCTCGCCTACGGCTGATCGGCTCCGTGTCCGTCCCGCCCAGCACCGCGCCGCTGGCACGCTTCTGGCGGCGCTGGCTGCCTCCGCGGCTGCCGGCCCGGCTCGTCTCCGCGATCGTCGAACACTCCGTTCCGCAGGTTCCCGAAGGCCCGACACCGGCCCAGGTGCTGGCCTTCACCCGGCTGCACGCCTTCGTCACCGCCCCTTGCCCCGGCACGGACAACGGGCAGCCCGCGGCGCACCGGCCCGACGGCGGACGTCCGGCGGTGCTCTACGACGGTCTCGTCGAGGCGTACGCGCTGGCGTCGCCGCAGGTGCGAGCGGAGCGGTCACCGCGAACGGGCGAGGCACTCGACTGCTTCGTCTCCGCCTACGCCCGCTCCCGTGACACGCGGGACACGCCGGCGTTCCGCCGCGGACTCAGCGGGATGCTCGCCGCGGACCCCCGTATCGACCACTACTGGAATCTCACCGCCGAGATCACCGCCTCACCCGAACCGACCCCCGGCGCCATCCACGACTGGCTCTGCGCCGCCTTGGACGACCAGATCGCCCACCAGGCCGGCTGA
- a CDS encoding 2'-5' RNA ligase family protein → MRVPEAEPAVRVWRDRLDPAVRSGMPAHVTVLFPFLPESRFDCDTLAAIDAILGRHKPFEARFERFGRFPGILYLAPEPATSFRALTEAIVDSWPETPPFGGEFAEIVPHLTIAQGQDDTVLDKAEADLRVRLPVVSRVASVDLLVHDGSRWQQRASFALWGSRP, encoded by the coding sequence GTGAGGGTTCCTGAGGCGGAACCCGCTGTTCGAGTGTGGCGGGACCGGCTGGACCCGGCCGTCCGTTCGGGTATGCCGGCCCATGTCACCGTGCTCTTCCCCTTTCTCCCCGAGAGTCGTTTCGACTGCGACACGTTGGCCGCCATCGACGCCATCCTCGGGCGTCACAAGCCCTTCGAGGCCCGGTTCGAGCGGTTCGGGCGGTTTCCCGGGATTCTGTATCTCGCCCCGGAACCGGCCACCTCGTTTCGCGCGCTCACCGAGGCCATCGTGGACAGCTGGCCCGAAACCCCGCCTTTCGGCGGGGAGTTCGCCGAGATCGTGCCGCATCTGACCATCGCCCAGGGGCAGGACGACACCGTCCTGGACAAGGCCGAGGCCGACCTTCGAGTCCGGCTCCCCGTCGTCTCCCGCGTAGCGTCGGTCGATCTCCTGGTCCACGACGGATCGCGGTGGCAGCAGCGAGCGTCGTTCGCGCTCTGGGGATCCAGGCCGTAA
- a CDS encoding pyridoxamine 5'-phosphate oxidase family protein produces MPTQRSAEQPSTELDARYSSALRPRPGAADVTATEWAEARRTMEAAEIFWVSTVRPDGRLHVTPVIAAWHDGVLYFSTGPGEQKAKNLAHNGHCALTTGGNSLTEGLDLVIEGEAVPVADPAVLEEVIAAYETKYGPHITSPQGTFHGIGNAFRKGDAVVYGVAPATAYGFGRDDGVYTHTRWAF; encoded by the coding sequence ATGCCGACACAGCGATCCGCCGAACAGCCCTCCACCGAGCTCGACGCCCGCTACAGTTCCGCGCTCCGTCCCCGGCCGGGTGCCGCGGACGTCACGGCCACCGAGTGGGCCGAGGCCCGGCGGACGATGGAGGCCGCCGAGATCTTCTGGGTGTCGACCGTGCGGCCCGACGGCCGGCTGCACGTCACCCCCGTGATCGCCGCCTGGCACGACGGGGTGTTGTACTTCTCCACCGGCCCAGGGGAGCAGAAGGCGAAGAACCTCGCCCACAACGGGCACTGCGCGCTGACCACCGGCGGGAACTCGCTCACCGAAGGGCTCGACCTCGTGATCGAGGGCGAGGCGGTACCGGTTGCCGATCCGGCCGTTCTGGAAGAGGTGATCGCGGCGTACGAGACGAAATACGGGCCGCACATCACCTCCCCTCAGGGCACCTTCCACGGGATCGGGAACGCGTTCAGAAAGGGAGACGCTGTGGTGTACGGGGTGGCCCCGGCCACCGCGTACGGGTTCGGTCGCGACGACGGGGTCTACACCCACACACGGTGGGCGTTCTGA
- a CDS encoding alpha/beta fold hydrolase — translation MTTFILVAGAHTGGWIWQEVAARLRESGARACPVTLTGMGDDGPAAGPGTDLETHIDDLLRLIDELDAPEVVLVGHCYGIYPVLGAAGRRPERIARIVHLDAGMPQHGDQALTLVPDEAVRERLSQGTGADGDDWLIPPPPLEAWQRWGSVAGIPSSALTRLTENAAPQPVGTLTQPLRLTAAVSALPSTGVLCTGNGSSIAMVEGLVALGDPRLRALTEPRVTFFELDTGHWPMLSRADDVAGTLLRAAAGEGHRVAAAVSEQPAHLRPFLLDVPERRRERIGRVDLHFPGDLSDALPAGLAASVQADLPDGLSSEAEGPWPAVVFVHGGPVHPDVRPTPRDWPGFVGYARLVAGLGAVGVTLDHRLHDLADYGRAAEDIAEAVDLVRADPRVDADRVALWFFSAGGLLSADWLAAPPPWLRCVAATYPVLAPMPNWGHVASRFRPAVALRSAERLPVVLTRVELERAEIAATVEEFLAAAKECDADVEVIDVPRGRHGFETTDHSERALHAVERAARSVWGHLRG, via the coding sequence ATGACGACTTTCATCCTGGTGGCGGGCGCCCACACCGGCGGCTGGATCTGGCAGGAAGTGGCCGCTCGGCTACGGGAGTCGGGGGCGCGGGCCTGTCCGGTGACGCTCACCGGCATGGGCGACGACGGCCCTGCGGCGGGCCCCGGTACGGACCTTGAGACGCACATCGACGATCTGCTGCGGCTGATCGACGAGTTGGACGCGCCGGAAGTGGTCCTGGTCGGTCACTGCTACGGCATCTACCCGGTGCTCGGCGCAGCCGGCCGGCGTCCCGAGCGGATCGCCCGGATCGTCCACCTGGACGCCGGCATGCCCCAACACGGCGACCAGGCCCTGACCTTGGTGCCGGACGAGGCTGTACGCGAGCGGCTGTCGCAGGGGACCGGTGCGGACGGGGACGACTGGCTGATCCCTCCGCCACCGCTCGAGGCGTGGCAGCGCTGGGGCAGCGTCGCCGGGATCCCGTCGAGCGCCCTGACCCGGTTGACGGAGAACGCCGCACCGCAGCCGGTGGGCACGCTCACCCAGCCGCTCCGTCTGACGGCAGCGGTCTCGGCTCTGCCGTCGACCGGCGTGCTGTGCACCGGCAACGGTTCGAGCATCGCGATGGTCGAGGGCTTGGTGGCGTTGGGAGATCCCCGCCTCCGAGCCCTCACCGAGCCCCGGGTGACCTTCTTCGAACTCGACACCGGGCACTGGCCGATGCTCTCCCGGGCGGACGACGTGGCCGGGACGCTGCTCCGGGCCGCCGCGGGGGAAGGCCACCGGGTGGCGGCCGCGGTGAGCGAACAGCCGGCTCACCTTCGCCCGTTCCTGCTGGACGTACCGGAGCGGCGCCGCGAGCGGATCGGACGGGTCGATCTCCACTTCCCCGGTGACCTGTCCGACGCCCTCCCCGCCGGCCTCGCCGCCAGCGTCCAGGCCGACCTTCCCGACGGCCTCTCCTCGGAAGCCGAAGGCCCATGGCCGGCGGTCGTGTTCGTCCATGGCGGTCCGGTGCACCCCGACGTGCGGCCGACTCCGCGGGACTGGCCGGGCTTCGTCGGCTACGCCCGCCTCGTGGCGGGTCTGGGAGCGGTCGGCGTCACGCTGGACCATCGGCTGCACGATCTGGCCGACTACGGGCGGGCCGCCGAGGACATCGCCGAAGCGGTCGACCTCGTACGGGCCGATCCCCGTGTCGACGCGGACCGCGTGGCGCTGTGGTTCTTCTCCGCCGGCGGGCTGTTGTCGGCGGACTGGCTGGCGGCGCCCCCGCCCTGGCTGCGGTGTGTGGCGGCGACCTATCCGGTCCTCGCGCCGATGCCGAACTGGGGGCACGTCGCATCCCGGTTCCGGCCTGCGGTCGCCCTACGAAGCGCGGAACGGCTGCCGGTCGTGCTGACCCGGGTGGAACTGGAGCGCGCCGAGATCGCGGCGACGGTCGAGGAGTTCCTGGCCGCCGCCAAGGAGTGTGACGCCGATGTCGAGGTGATCGACGTACCCCGTGGCCGCCACGGTTTCGAGACGACCGACCACTCCGAGCGGGCCCTCCATGCCGTGGAGCGCGCGGCACGGTCCGTATGGGGACATCTGCGAGGTTGA
- a CDS encoding virginiamycin B lyase family protein, which produces MLCALPTGQAGAAQENGPSPARAPLFVSDYGNNRVVRLSAIGDSLSTVPLDAVVRPTGLAWDAARDLYVADTGNNRVVKVVAKGGEQSTVPTVGLSRPLGLAVDAHGTLYIADSFNDRVVKVPADGSGQTTVPTTGLLHPWGLALGAGGDLYISDFVNDRVVKVAADGSGQTTVPAVGLSQPTGLALNAAGDLYISDSGNNRVVKVSAGSGTQSTVPTTGLSDPLGLALDGRGGLYVADGFNNRVVRVAETGGGQVTLPASGLNTPTGIAFPPADKPVG; this is translated from the coding sequence GTGCTGTGCGCCCTGCCCACCGGACAGGCGGGCGCGGCGCAGGAGAACGGTCCCTCACCGGCAAGAGCACCGCTGTTCGTGTCCGACTACGGCAACAACCGGGTGGTGAGGCTGTCGGCGATCGGCGACAGCCTGTCGACGGTCCCCCTCGACGCTGTCGTACGCCCGACCGGTCTGGCGTGGGACGCCGCCCGCGATCTCTATGTCGCCGACACGGGCAACAACAGGGTGGTGAAGGTGGTGGCGAAGGGCGGGGAGCAGTCCACCGTCCCCACCGTCGGCCTGTCGCGCCCGCTGGGCCTCGCCGTCGACGCCCACGGCACCCTCTACATCGCCGACAGCTTCAACGACCGGGTGGTGAAGGTCCCCGCCGACGGCAGCGGGCAGACCACCGTCCCCACCACGGGGCTGCTCCACCCCTGGGGTCTGGCACTCGGCGCGGGCGGGGACCTGTACATCTCCGACTTCGTCAACGACCGGGTGGTGAAGGTCGCCGCGGACGGCAGCGGCCAGACCACGGTCCCCGCGGTCGGCCTGTCCCAGCCGACCGGACTCGCCCTGAACGCCGCCGGTGACCTCTACATCTCGGACAGCGGCAACAACCGCGTCGTGAAGGTGTCCGCGGGCAGTGGTACGCAGAGCACAGTGCCCACGACCGGACTGAGCGATCCGCTGGGCCTCGCCCTGGACGGCCGCGGCGGCCTCTATGTGGCCGATGGTTTCAACAACCGGGTGGTACGGGTCGCGGAGACCGGCGGCGGTCAGGTCACGCTTCCCGCCTCCGGCCTCAACACGCCGACCGGCATCGCGTTCCCGCCGGCCGACAAGCCCGTCGGGTGA
- a CDS encoding MAB_1171c family putative transporter: protein MSGLINYVSCGVLWLGLTVRAPDLVRHWRDPILRTVCAVMALAGLCFLLGAPPTVGAINRVSGIPNLAAPLTYASITAYSAMSLVLIIFWKGGPDVRRIARLLMGGYCAVLVLVAVLFALGDAPTERRTDFDTYYAMTPFIAEMIVLYLLAHLAAVVTTALWSLRWAREVHGRLRTGLLTMGAGTVVGAGYSVSKLTAVVARWCGPDWSALGTEVSPGLAGLSALLTVTGILIPWAGPSLTAWLHSWRAYVGLAPLERELDGVLAHRNLRLPRPRPSSPATLLMWRQTSIHNALSYLDALFDRDLYERTHDATLLATGDRERAQATGWAAIIAAAVRTERSGEPTPGSPGGSGLTLPAPDASALVRIAEALTTSGSLPGTPVHPGPTARGAV from the coding sequence ATGAGCGGACTGATCAACTACGTGAGCTGTGGCGTGCTGTGGCTGGGCCTGACCGTGCGGGCACCCGATCTCGTACGCCACTGGCGCGACCCCATTCTGCGCACCGTCTGTGCGGTGATGGCGCTCGCCGGCCTGTGCTTCCTGCTCGGCGCGCCACCCACGGTGGGGGCGATCAACCGGGTCAGCGGAATCCCGAATCTCGCCGCGCCGCTGACCTACGCCTCCATCACCGCCTACAGCGCCATGTCCCTCGTTCTGATCATCTTCTGGAAGGGCGGACCGGACGTCCGCAGGATCGCCCGCCTCCTGATGGGCGGCTACTGCGCCGTACTCGTTCTCGTCGCCGTGCTGTTCGCGCTCGGGGACGCGCCCACGGAGCGTCGCACCGATTTCGACACCTACTACGCGATGACTCCTTTCATCGCCGAGATGATCGTCCTGTACCTGCTCGCTCATCTGGCCGCCGTGGTGACCACCGCGCTGTGGTCACTGCGCTGGGCCCGCGAGGTCCACGGGCGGCTCCGCACGGGGCTGCTGACCATGGGGGCGGGCACGGTGGTCGGCGCCGGGTACAGCGTCTCCAAGCTCACCGCCGTCGTCGCCCGCTGGTGCGGGCCCGACTGGTCGGCCCTCGGAACGGAGGTCTCGCCCGGACTGGCGGGCCTCAGCGCCCTTCTCACCGTCACGGGAATCCTCATCCCCTGGGCCGGGCCCAGCCTGACAGCCTGGCTGCACTCCTGGCGCGCGTACGTAGGCCTGGCACCGCTCGAACGCGAACTGGACGGTGTACTCGCCCACCGCAACCTACGACTGCCACGCCCACGACCGTCCTCCCCGGCCACCCTGCTCATGTGGCGCCAGACCAGCATCCACAACGCGCTGAGCTACCTCGACGCGCTGTTCGACCGGGATCTGTACGAGCGGACGCATGACGCCACCCTGCTCGCGACGGGAGACCGGGAGCGGGCCCAGGCGACCGGCTGGGCCGCGATCATCGCCGCGGCCGTACGGACGGAGCGCAGCGGGGAGCCGACTCCCGGTTCTCCGGGCGGCTCGGGCCTGACGCTCCCGGCGCCGGATGCCTCGGCTCTCGTACGTATCGCCGAGGCTCTGACCACGTCCGGCAGCCTCCCGGGCACCCCCGTACACCCCGGTCCGACCGCCAGGGGTGCCGTATGA
- a CDS encoding RNA polymerase sigma-70 factor — MNKVEEFEELRALLFSIAYRILGSVSEAEDAVQETWIRFDRSTTLPTSAKAFLSATVTRVSIDVLRSARVRREQYAGPWLPEPLLSDPYQDPERSAELADSVSMAALLLLERLSPLERSVFVLREVFAFGFDEIATAVGRSEAACRQLLVRARRHMRAGRPRFAADRKERQELAERFFDALKDGDVDALRSLLAADVQMVGDGGGNAPNLARAVVGAENVARLLASVFPVLARINVTFEPHEVNGQPGAVFRAPDGKILHTLALDVLDGRIQAIRSVLNPDKLGHLGPVADAWAVQREVKRARRRTN; from the coding sequence GTGAACAAGGTCGAGGAGTTCGAAGAGCTGCGAGCGCTGCTGTTCTCGATCGCCTACCGGATTCTGGGCAGCGTGAGCGAGGCCGAGGACGCCGTGCAGGAGACCTGGATCCGCTTCGACCGTTCCACGACCCTGCCCACCTCGGCCAAGGCCTTTCTGTCGGCCACGGTCACGCGGGTGTCGATCGACGTGCTGCGCTCCGCGCGCGTGCGGCGGGAGCAGTACGCGGGTCCGTGGCTGCCCGAGCCGCTGCTGAGTGATCCGTACCAGGATCCGGAGCGCTCCGCGGAGCTGGCCGACTCCGTTTCCATGGCGGCCCTGCTGTTGCTGGAACGGCTCAGCCCGCTGGAGCGGTCGGTGTTCGTGCTGCGGGAGGTGTTCGCCTTCGGGTTCGACGAGATCGCCACCGCGGTGGGACGTTCGGAGGCGGCGTGCCGGCAATTGCTGGTGCGGGCACGACGGCACATGAGGGCAGGCCGGCCACGGTTCGCGGCGGACCGCAAGGAGCGGCAGGAACTCGCGGAGCGTTTCTTCGACGCTTTGAAGGACGGCGATGTGGACGCCCTGCGGAGTCTGCTGGCGGCCGACGTACAGATGGTCGGTGACGGCGGAGGCAACGCCCCGAATCTGGCCCGGGCCGTCGTCGGCGCGGAGAACGTGGCCCGGCTCCTGGCCTCCGTCTTCCCGGTGCTGGCCCGGATCAACGTGACGTTCGAACCGCACGAGGTCAACGGCCAGCCCGGCGCGGTCTTCCGCGCTCCCGACGGCAAGATCCTGCACACGCTGGCCCTCGATGTGCTCGACGGGCGGATCCAGGCGATCCGCTCGGTGCTCAACCCGGACAAACTCGGTCACCTGGGTCCGGTCGCCGACGCCTGGGCCGTCCAACGCGAGGTGAAGCGGGCCCGCCGCCGGACGAACTGA
- a CDS encoding carboxymuconolactone decarboxylase family protein gives MDARLNYFASPTAGKALKYLMSAGKALKDSALPSTTQELVSLRVSQINGCAVCVDMHTKDAAAAGETSVRLNLVAAWREATVFTEAERAALELAEEGTRVADAALGVSDEVWARAVKHYDEEQLTALVMLVSFMNTANRLNIIARRPAGDYEPGQFH, from the coding sequence ATGGACGCACGACTGAACTACTTCGCCAGCCCGACCGCGGGCAAGGCTCTCAAGTACCTGATGTCGGCCGGGAAAGCGCTGAAGGACTCGGCTTTGCCGTCCACGACGCAGGAGCTGGTGTCACTGCGGGTGAGCCAGATCAACGGATGTGCCGTCTGCGTCGACATGCACACCAAGGATGCCGCCGCCGCCGGCGAAACTTCGGTACGCCTGAACCTGGTCGCGGCCTGGCGGGAGGCCACGGTCTTCACCGAGGCCGAGCGGGCCGCGCTGGAACTGGCGGAAGAAGGCACCCGCGTCGCGGACGCGGCGCTGGGGGTCAGCGACGAGGTATGGGCGCGCGCCGTCAAGCACTACGACGAGGAACAGCTCACTGCCCTGGTAATGCTGGTTTCCTTCATGAACACGGCGAACCGGCTGAACATCATCGCCCGCCGGCCGGCCGGCGACTACGAGCCCGGACAGTTCCACTGA
- a CDS encoding MFS transporter, with the protein MSLARTLIDIRPLRTSPVFRRLLIGRTVSVLGSFMTMVTVMFQVWDMTHSTVWTGAVGLAQALPMVVFGLFAGSWVDRGDRRRIYLYATVGQAAVSLLLAVQGFTGHVPVAGVLALVAAQSCCSAVGGPAAGVFVPRLLPKEQVAAGLALQQITGQAMMLAGPALGGILLGWAGIGPCYLVDSLSFGLSFYGAFGLPALPPAGEPSRAGLHGVMDGLRFLAGHRAVRGALITDLAATVLSMPTSLFPLVNAERFGGSPRTLGLFLSVLAVGGISASALSGTITRLGRPGPVMLCGAGLWGVSLAAFGLVRDPWAGLVLLALAGAGDAVSVISRSTIVQTHTPDALLGRVTAVEQIVGKAGPNLGNLRGGVVAGWTSGATALVSGGLLCLLAVLWVGARTPELRGGSASGPDAGITPLTPVEIPVPDGS; encoded by the coding sequence ATGAGCCTGGCCCGTACCCTCATCGACATCCGGCCACTGCGTACGTCACCGGTCTTCAGGCGCCTGCTGATCGGCCGGACCGTGTCCGTGCTGGGCAGCTTCATGACCATGGTCACCGTCATGTTCCAGGTCTGGGACATGACGCACAGCACGGTCTGGACCGGCGCGGTGGGGCTGGCACAGGCACTGCCCATGGTGGTGTTCGGGCTGTTCGCCGGTTCCTGGGTCGACCGTGGCGACCGTCGGCGGATCTACCTGTACGCCACCGTCGGCCAGGCGGCCGTCTCCCTGCTGCTCGCGGTGCAGGGCTTCACCGGTCATGTTCCGGTGGCGGGTGTGCTCGCCCTGGTGGCCGCGCAGTCCTGCTGCTCGGCGGTCGGCGGTCCCGCGGCGGGCGTGTTCGTGCCGAGGCTGCTGCCGAAGGAGCAGGTGGCGGCCGGGCTGGCACTCCAGCAGATCACCGGTCAGGCCATGATGCTCGCCGGTCCGGCACTCGGCGGCATCCTGCTCGGCTGGGCCGGCATCGGACCCTGCTACCTCGTCGACAGCCTGTCCTTCGGGCTCTCCTTCTACGGCGCGTTCGGGCTGCCCGCTCTGCCGCCCGCCGGTGAGCCGTCCCGGGCCGGGCTGCACGGGGTGATGGACGGCCTCCGCTTCCTGGCCGGGCACCGGGCGGTCCGCGGCGCCCTGATCACCGACCTCGCCGCCACCGTGCTCTCGATGCCGACGAGCCTGTTCCCGCTGGTCAACGCCGAACGATTCGGCGGCAGTCCGCGCACGCTCGGCCTGTTCCTGTCCGTGCTCGCCGTCGGCGGCATCTCCGCGTCCGCCCTGTCCGGGACGATCACGCGACTGGGGCGTCCCGGGCCGGTGATGCTCTGCGGGGCGGGACTGTGGGGCGTGTCCCTCGCGGCCTTCGGCCTGGTGCGTGATCCCTGGGCCGGGCTCGTGCTCCTGGCCCTCGCCGGGGCCGGTGACGCCGTCTCGGTGATCTCGCGCAGCACGATCGTCCAGACCCACACACCGGACGCCCTGCTGGGCCGGGTCACGGCGGTCGAGCAGATCGTCGGCAAGGCCGGCCCCAACCTCGGCAACCTGCGCGGCGGCGTCGTCGCGGGCTGGACCTCGGGGGCGACCGCCCTGGTCAGCGGCGGTCTCCTCTGCCTGCTCGCGGTCCTCTGGGTCGGCGCGAGGACCCCGGAACTGCGGGGCGGATCCGCGTCCGGGCCCGATGCCGGCATCACGCCGCTCACGCCCGTGGAGATCCCCGTACCGGACGGATCATGA
- a CDS encoding GNAT family N-acetyltransferase → MSYLSLTPLRFSPEEIAEVVGLYASNPEYCRAAGEYDPEHIPADRVEADLREEAGTEGCEVLLARDEGHRIVGLLCLLDRHPTDGHPWIGLLLVHGSLHRQRIGRRLAGLVEERYRRESRPGVRLAVLENTPASLAFWSSLGWQEIDRRTDRQYGRPCIVMHKQLT, encoded by the coding sequence ATGTCATACCTGTCACTCACACCGCTCCGTTTCTCCCCGGAGGAGATCGCCGAGGTGGTCGGCCTCTACGCGAGCAATCCGGAGTACTGCCGTGCCGCAGGCGAGTACGACCCCGAGCACATTCCGGCCGACAGGGTCGAGGCGGATCTGCGGGAAGAGGCGGGTACCGAGGGCTGCGAGGTCCTGCTCGCCCGTGACGAGGGGCACCGGATCGTCGGTCTGCTGTGTCTGCTCGACCGTCATCCCACCGACGGACACCCGTGGATCGGACTGCTGTTGGTGCACGGGAGCCTTCACCGGCAACGGATCGGAAGGCGCCTGGCCGGCCTGGTGGAAGAGCGTTACCGGCGCGAAAGCAGGCCCGGCGTCAGGCTGGCGGTCCTGGAGAACACCCCCGCCTCTCTGGCCTTCTGGAGTTCCCTGGGATGGCAGGAGATCGACCGTCGCACCGACCGCCAGTACGGCCGCCCGTGCATCGTCATGCACAAGCAACTGACCTGA
- a CDS encoding DUF427 domain-containing protein translates to MTTFPTARAVRTTPEGLLWEPSARWVRGRRGEVTVVDSRHPVLVWEPEVPVPLYAFPREEVREDLLRPAKNPATGTHTGSRIFYDLELDGELQENAAWTFAASDLAGHIAFEWFGRVGRGLDHWYEEEEEIFIHPRDPHKRVDAIASGRHVRVEIDGTLVADTVRPVLLFETGLPTRFYIPREDVRLELLVPTDHHTGCPYKGTADYWSWRGGAAVPANIVWTYPDPLPAVGAVKDLVAFYNEVVDITVDGEGLERPVTPFTRALTEQTQP, encoded by the coding sequence ATGACCACATTCCCCACCGCGCGAGCCGTCCGGACCACCCCGGAAGGTCTTCTGTGGGAACCCAGCGCACGCTGGGTGCGCGGCCGACGCGGCGAGGTGACCGTCGTGGACAGCAGGCACCCCGTCCTCGTGTGGGAGCCGGAAGTACCGGTGCCGCTGTACGCCTTCCCGCGCGAGGAGGTCCGCGAGGACCTGCTCCGCCCGGCGAAGAACCCCGCGACGGGCACGCACACCGGATCGCGGATCTTCTACGACCTGGAGCTCGACGGCGAGCTCCAGGAGAACGCGGCCTGGACGTTCGCCGCCTCCGACCTGGCCGGACACATCGCCTTCGAGTGGTTCGGCCGCGTCGGCCGGGGCCTGGACCACTGGTACGAGGAGGAGGAAGAGATCTTCATCCACCCGCGCGACCCGCACAAACGGGTGGACGCCATCGCGAGCGGCCGTCATGTGCGGGTCGAGATCGACGGCACGCTCGTCGCCGACACCGTCCGCCCGGTCCTGCTCTTCGAAACGGGGCTGCCGACGCGGTTCTACATCCCGCGCGAGGACGTCCGCCTCGAACTCCTCGTCCCCACCGACCATCACACCGGCTGTCCCTACAAGGGCACGGCCGACTACTGGTCGTGGCGGGGCGGCGCCGCCGTCCCGGCGAACATCGTCTGGACCTACCCGGATCCGCTGCCGGCGGTGGGCGCGGTCAAAGACCTCGTGGCCTTCTACAACGAGGTGGTCGACATCACCGTGGACGGCGAAGGCCTGGAGCGCCCCGTCACCCCGTTCACCCGAGCGCTCACGGAGCAGACACAGCCGTGA